From Eleftheria terrae, the proteins below share one genomic window:
- a CDS encoding branched-chain amino acid ABC transporter substrate-binding protein, translated as MQFKMNLIVGAAALALAGTALAQEVVRIGHVGPTSGGIAHLGKDNELGARMAVDELNAKGVTIGGKKVKFELLAEDDAGDPKQGTAAAQKLVDSKVNGVVGHLNSGTTIPASKIYSDAGIPQISPSATNPRYTRQGFKTTFRTVADDVHLGGTLGRYAVSQLKGATIAVIDDRTAYGQGVADEFEKGVKGAGGKVVGREFTNDKATDFTAILTSIKAKKPDIIFYGGMDAVAGPMLRQMKSLGITAKFMGGDGICTGELPKLAAGTITDSQVICAEAGGVEGEQKKAMDDFKATFKKKFNADVQIYAPYVYDSVNVMVAAMVKAGSADPAKYLPVLAKTEGFKGVTGTISFDNKGDIKNGALTLYTYKAGQREQLAVVR; from the coding sequence ACCTGATCGTGGGTGCGGCAGCCCTGGCCCTGGCCGGTACGGCCCTGGCACAGGAAGTGGTCCGTATCGGCCACGTCGGTCCGACCAGCGGCGGTATTGCGCACCTGGGCAAGGACAACGAATTGGGCGCCCGCATGGCGGTCGATGAGCTGAACGCGAAGGGCGTGACCATCGGCGGCAAGAAGGTCAAGTTCGAACTGCTGGCCGAAGACGATGCAGGCGACCCCAAGCAAGGCACCGCAGCCGCCCAGAAGCTGGTCGACTCCAAGGTCAACGGCGTGGTGGGCCACCTGAATTCCGGCACCACCATCCCGGCCTCCAAGATCTACAGCGACGCAGGCATTCCGCAGATCTCCCCGTCTGCGACCAACCCGCGCTACACCCGCCAGGGCTTCAAGACCACCTTCCGCACGGTGGCCGATGACGTGCACCTGGGCGGCACGCTGGGCCGCTACGCCGTGTCGCAACTGAAGGGCGCGACCATTGCGGTGATCGATGACCGCACCGCCTACGGGCAGGGCGTGGCCGACGAGTTCGAGAAGGGCGTCAAGGGCGCGGGCGGCAAGGTCGTCGGCCGCGAGTTCACCAACGACAAGGCCACCGACTTCACCGCCATCCTGACCTCCATCAAGGCCAAGAAGCCCGACATCATCTTCTACGGCGGCATGGATGCCGTGGCCGGCCCGATGCTGCGCCAGATGAAGTCGCTGGGCATCACCGCCAAGTTCATGGGCGGCGACGGCATCTGCACCGGCGAGCTGCCCAAGCTGGCCGCCGGCACCATCACCGACAGCCAGGTCATCTGCGCCGAAGCCGGTGGTGTGGAAGGCGAGCAGAAGAAGGCCATGGACGACTTCAAGGCCACGTTCAAGAAGAAGTTCAATGCCGACGTGCAGATCTACGCGCCTTACGTCTACGACTCGGTCAACGTGATGGTGGCTGCCATGGTGAAGGCCGGCTCTGCCGACCCCGCCAAGTACCTGCCGGTGCTGGCCAAGACCGAAGGCTTCAAGGGCGTGACCGGCACGATCAGCTTCGACAACAAGGGCGACATCAAGAACGGTGCGCTGACGCTGTACACTTACAAGGCAGGCCAGCGCGAGCAGCTCGCCGTGGTGCGCTGA